GGAAAGATGCTTTTGACCGAAATATTGATTATGCCATTATCCATGCCCCTCGTTCATTGCCACGGATGATTCGTGTACCCTCGGAGTTATGCGAGGGAGGAGGCAGCCATTTTGTTTATCTTTCCTCCATTATAAAGACACATTGCCATCGCTTTTTTCCCGGAATGGAAATTATGGGTTGCTATGCATTTAGATTAACTCGCAATAGTGATTTAGCTTTGCGGGATGAAGAAGAGGAAGATCTAGCGGCAGCAGTACAAAGAGAATTACTGTCAAGGCATTATGGTCATGTGGTACGACTGGAAATTGAAAAAGAATGCCCGGAAAATATCACCGAATTTTTATTACAAAAATATCAATTAAAAAATGAAGATGCATATTATTGCGAAGGGCCCGTTAACCTGCAACGCTACTTAGGACCTATCAATAGCATTAATAGACCTGATTTAAATTATCCACCATTCAAACCACAGTATCCTGTAGAGTTACAAAACCATAATTTGTTCAATATATTGGATGAAAAAGATATTCTTCTTCACCATCCTTACCAGACATTTGATGTCCTGATTGATTTCGTACGCCAGGCAGCCGCAGATCCGAATGTCTTGGCAATCAAACAAACCTTATACCGGACACGCTTTAATTCAATTATGGTTCAAGCCTTGGTTGAGGCCGCACAGTCTGGTAAAGAAGTGACTGCCGTGATTGAATTACGAGCCCGTTTTGATGAGGAATCTAATCTGCGACTGGCAAACCGTTTACATGAAGCGGGTGTTTTGGTCTTGTATGGTGTAGTCGGTTATAAAACCCATGCCAAAATGACCTTGGTGGTGCGAAGAGTACACGGAAAATTAAAACGGTATGTTCATTTGGGCACGGGAAATTATCACGAAGATACAGCAAGAAGATATTGCGATTTTGGCTTACTGACTTCAAATCCTGACATATGCTCTGATACACAAATAATTTTTCAACAGCTCACCGGACTAGGTAAAACAGTAAAACTAAAAGAATTATGCCATTCTCCATTTACATTACAAAAAAACTTACTCTATTTCATTGATCAATGTATTAATGCGGCAAAAAAAAGAAAAACCGCCTGCATCATGATTAAAGTAAATGGTTTGACCGACCTCACCATGATTCAGGCCTTATATAAAGCCTCCCAAGCAGGAGTAAAAATAAAGCTGATAGTACGTAGTGTTTGTTGCTTATTACCTGGGATAAAAGGAGTTTCCGATAACATTCGTGTTTTTTCCACTTTGGGGCGCTTTTTAGAACATCATCGTGTTTATTATTTTCAATGGGGTAAAGAGGAACATCTCTATTGCTCCAGTGCAGACTTAATGGAGCGAAATCTTTATAACCGTATTGAAGTTTTATTCCCCATATTAAATGAAGATTGTAAAAAGCGCATAAAAGAAGAAATTTTTGAGAATTATTTCAAAGACAATAGTAATACCTGGGAAATGCAAAACGATGGAACCTATAAGCCTTTGCGTGATGGAACCTATAGTGCGCAAGCCCATCTACTAGACCTTTATAATACCATCCCGGTTATATAAGGGTTTTATGACTTTTTCCTGCCTCTTCACAAGCGAGGCGAGGAACAAGATATCCTGGCAATAATGTTTGCAATTCTTCATAAATCATTTTGGCTTCCTCTTTAGGCAAATCAAAATGGCCCGCTCCGTCCACCTTATCTAACAAGTGAAGGTAATAAGGTAACACTTGGCAATCAAAAAGACGTTTGCTTAGTTTGGCCAAAACGTGTGCTGAATCATTTACTCCACGTAGCAGCACTGATTGATTAAGCAAATGACATCCCACGTTTTTTAATGCCAAACAGCTTTCTTCTACATAAGTATCTAGCTCGTTAGCATGATTGCTATGAATTACCATTACTTTTTTTAATGGTAATTTTTTTAGTAGCTGCAAAAAAGAGGAAGTAATTCGTTCCGGTAAAACAATTGGTATACGCGTATGAAACCGAATGGTTTTCACATGTTTGATGGTTATAATTTGCTCAAATAAATAGGCCAGGATAGCATCACTCGCTAATAAAGGGTCTCCACCACTAAAAATCACTTCCTCAATGGAGTCATCTTTTCTTATGTAATCTATTGCAGAAGGCCAACCATTTTTTCCAGGATTATTACTTTGATAAGGAAAATGCCGTCGGAAGCAATAACGGCAATTGACTGCACAAACGTTAGTAATAGTTAATAAAACTCTCCCCTTATACTTATGTAATAATCCCGGCACCTGATTAACCGAAGACTCCCCCAAAGGGTCTCTGACGTAAGCAGGATTTTTTTCTAATTCTTTTTCTTGTGCCAAAACTTGTAAAAGAAGCGGATCGTTGGGATTTCCCTGTTCCATAAGTGACGCAAACCTGCGCGGTACTCGCGTTTTAAAAACCTTTTCGACCGCCAAAAGATTATTAATTGGTAGATTAAGAAATTGTAATAATTCAGAGGAAGAATTAAATCCATCCCCAAGAATTTTTTGCCAACTTAGATTTGAATCTCGCATTCATATCACAGACTTGATAAACTGCACGAACTTTAGCGAAATTGTACCAAAATCTCAACCTAACCTGAGTATTTTTTTTACATCTTATACCGGAGAACCAATGGCAGTTTACAGTACAAATGATCTTAAAAATGGATTAAAAGTCATGGTTGATAACGCACCGTGTAATATCCTCGATTGCGAATTTATCAAACCGGGAAAAGGACAAGCTTTTACACGAATAAAAATTCGCAATCTGTTAACAGGACGCGTAGTCGAAAGAACCTTTAAATCAAATGACACTTTAACTTCCGCTGATGTAGTCGATGTAGAGATGCAATATCTTTATAACGATGGCGAACAGTGGCATTTTATGGTGGCAGATACTTTCGAGCAATATGCAGCAAATGCAGATGCAGTAGAAGAAGCAAAGCAATGGTTAAAGGAACAAGATATATGTGTAGTAACCCTTTGGAATAATGAACCATTACAAGTAACGCCCCCTAATTTTGTGGTGTTAACTATTACTGAAACAGATCCGGGGGTCAGAGGTGATACATCTGGTGGCGGTGGTAAACCCGCAACACTTGAAACGGGTGCCGTCGTTCGAGTTCCTTTATTTATACAAACTGGCGAGGCGATTAAAGTGGATACCCGTAAAGGAGAATATGTTTCTCGCGCCAAAGAATAATTATCAAATTTTAAATAAAAAAGGACCTTTCAGGTCCTTTTTTATTTCTTCAATTTAGAATCCCCACCAGCTATTATACATACGGGAACCACCATAATAGACGCGGGTACCGTAACGATAGGGATAATAATAGCCCGTATTCCAATAATTTACCGGGTAATAATTAGCGCGATAAATATTGTAGGAATATCCCACCGTATTAACCGGATAAGTTCTAACAGTTCTAACGGTGTTTACAGGATAAGCTACTCTGTAAGTAGACGTATATGTAGGCGTATAAGTGGTATTAGTAACTCCACAACCCGTTAATACTACCGTGCCAGATAAGATACCAATGGACAATAAGAGTTTTTTCATATCGCTTCCTTGCTTTTAATAACTGTATAAATATTATACTACAAGAAAATAAATCGCTCAAGGAATGAGGTTTTGTGGATTTTGTAGTAGACGTGGGCCGCAAGGTCCAACCTACTTTTCCGGATTGAATGGTTGGGCCTGCGGCCCACCTACATTAAATGGATTAAAATCCCTTTGAACGTCACCTGAATACAAGCAAGGGCTATATAGAATTGCTATGCGTAGTTTAACATCTTTATTTGGGCTGCGAGCTGGTCATATCCCGCTTCTACATTGACATAATCACGATTTGCTAAATAAATTGATAAGGAACCGTCATCCGTAGCCTGCTTTGCCTGTAAAACACTATTAAATGCCAGCTCTTTAAAACGGTAAAAATCATTTTCTTTAGTTACCAAATAAAAATTACGATGATAATTATTTTTTAGATAATTTAATTCCTGTGCTTCATGTTCCATATCATGGCCAGGTAAATAATTTTTTAAGGAATATTCGTTATTATTATGTACGGCGATTATTTTACCTTTGGGCAAAACTTTTTTAATTTTTTCTGCTAACTTACTCACTTCTTTATGTGCTGCAGGAGAATACGCCCCAAATTGGGATAAAGTTTTTTTAATACCGATATCTGAAAAAATACGATTAGGATCAAATTCAAATCGCTGCTTATTTAAATGAAATACAATATTTCTTCCACCTTTATGAACCAAGGTAAGAATAGTACCGCCTTTAGCAGCCACTACTGCACGGGCCGCTTTTAAGGCAGTCGTTTCGCTTTGATGTAAATGAACAAAATTTTTCCCTTTTCCTTTGCGCTCAATTTTAATAATAACTACTTCAGTCCCTAATTTAATGGGGATACTAGACGCTTGGGCTGTAGAGACAAATGCTAATAAAGAAAAAAGAAAAAGCCTCACCAAATTTCACCAATTAGTTTAAAAATTTGGCTGATAGTATCATATTGTGTGTGGTAAGGCAAAGTTTGGGGACTATTAGAACTATGTTAGAAGGGTATGGCTCCGGATGCTGAGCCACAAGAACATTAATGTATTTGTGACTTATGAAATGCTTTAGGTCTTCACATCACACGGCATTCCAAACCATCACTATTCCGGGAAATGTATTTTGGTTCAGCCAGAGCCATATTACCTATATAAATAATAATAGTTCAATTTTTGATCAGTTGTTAGGAGATGTTGCGCTTATATAATCTTGTTTTTAAATAAATGAGTTCTTGTTATCCTAATAACTAGTTTAAAAAAAGAAATACTAAGGGAAGACACATGAAGGGATTTTTTTTGGGATTCTTACTGCTGATCTCAGGTTACTGTTATAGTATAAATCTTACCATTGGCACCGCACCCCAAAATCCCCCTTTCGGCGATTTGGCTGATAATCAAAACAATTTTTTCGGTTTTGACATCGATATAATGATGGAAATTTGTAAACGAATAAATGCCCAATGCGCTTTTAAGCCCATTGTTTTTAATCAGCTTTTTCCAGATGTTCAAGACGGAAGTATTGATTTGGCAATTGGGGCAATCACTATTACCCCTGATCGCTCGGAAAATTTTTTATTCAGCTTACCTTATATGGAAAGTAATGCGCGCTTTTTAACATTAGCTACTTCTACCATTAATTTACCGGATGACATTAAAGGTAAAATAGTTGGGGTGCGCAAAGGAACTCCTTTTAAGACTTTAGCTCTTTCCATTTATCCTGGAGTAACCATTAAAGAATATGATATGGTTTCTGACGTTTTGGAAGCCTTAAAAAGTAAAGCCGTTGATGTAGTAATACTTAATGATGCCTCTGCCAAGTATTGGGCAGCAAATAATAGTGACGTATACAAAATAGTCGGTAGCAGCTTACCAGTTGGAGATGGTTATGCGATCATGGCCAATAAAAGGCAAGTAGAGCTTATTAGCCAGATCAATACCAGTATCTTAGAAATGGAAGCCGATGGGACCTACTTATCTATTTACTCGCGCTATTTTGGTAATTAATCTCTAAAATTATTAAACTGCAAGGGGAGCTCAATTTTTGATTTTTTCAAATGAGCAATGGCTGCCTGTAAGTCATCTCTGTTTTTCCCAGAAACGCGTACTTTATCCCCTTGAATAGAAGATTGAACTTTCAATTTGCTTTCTTTTAACTCTTTTACAATGTCCTTGGCAACAGGCTGATCAATCCCCTGTTTAAACTTCATAGTAAGGAGGTAATTTTTGCCACTATGTATAGGTTCCTCTTCTATATCGACACCTGATGCATCCACCCCTCTTTTAGTGCAATGATTACGGAATAAATCCTCTAATTGTCTCACTTGAAAGTCAGACTCAGATTTTAAAGTAACCGTTAAGTCCTCTAAGATTATCGAGGCCTCCACACCACGAAAATCAAATCGTGTGCTCACTTCACGATTAGCATTTTCCACGGCATGCCGTAATTCCACCTCATTAATTTCGGATACCACATCAAATGAAGGCATACTTACTCCTACCTAAAAACATATAGATAGCACGCTTTCGCGTGCTTTGAAAAATTAATAACCAGTAGAATTTCCGCTTTGTGTATTATCACTATTATCGGTAGTGCTCATGCTATCCGTTTTTGAAGAAGCTTCATCTGCCTTCGTATTGGAGGTAGCATCATTATCGGAAGCACCTATTACTATTTGATCATTTACTTTAGTCACACCTTTCACCGATTTTACAACATTCATGATATTTTGTTTTTCTTGTTGTGTAGCAATTTTTCCTGATAAGAAAACTTGACCATCTTTGGTTTCTACACTAATAGACCAGGCAGGTATATCTTTTCCCATAATATCGTTTTGTATTAAAGCGCCTTTTACTTTAGCAGTAATGTAAGTGTCATAAAGAGGCTGGCTGCTGTCTTTTACTGTCAACTGATCCACATTAATATCACTCACGCCTTGTACTGACTCCGCAGCAGTAATAACCTTATCATAATCAGTATCAGAAGGAAGTTGACCAGTTAAATAGACTACTGCCCCTTTAACTGAGACTTTTACCTTACCAGCGTAATCAGTTAAGGCCCGATTAACTTCCGAAGTGATAGCTGCATCGCTTCTTTGTGTTGTTTGAGTAGTAGCACTGGCAGTACGGTTATTGTTCATTGAGGCATTATTATCTGCAATAGCACTTCCTGCTAATCCACTACAAATTAGCAATGCGACTGCTTTTAATTTTATACATTTATCCATAATAAGTCCTTCCTGTTGTTATTATTAAACTCTTAAATGTTAGTTGATTTTTTCAAGGAAGCAAGAAAATAACCTTTTAAATATTCTATACTTTTTATTAAGTAATCAAGATATGGATTCCCTTATGTTATGGCTTGCTGTTTTGTTCTTAGTAATTGCCATTTTGACGGCTGTATTTGGCTTTGGGGGGATAATTACCATAGCTATGGATATCATTTATTTTTTATTCTATCTTTTTATCTTTATCTTCATTGTCTTATTAATCGCCAGCTTAAATTCAAGAAGAAAACCTCCTCCCGAATAGCCTCTAAAAAAATTTAATAAATCTATTTAAAATTCAATATGATTAGAGGTATGCTAATCGGGCAATTTTTATTAAGTTATGACTATTATTGTTATTTTAGGGAGAAAATTATGAAATCTTTGGTTCTGAAAGCTGCCTGTGTCGGACTTATGTGTGCAAGCTTCTCTTCTTTTGCTGAAAAAGTAGTAATCACTGGGGAACCGGTTATTTTAGACAAACGCGGTGACGTGTACTATGTACCCAGTACGGTAACTGCTTCTACCACTACTTATCATTATGTTACAGTTGATGGAACAAATAGAGTTTGTTATGCAGATCCACAACCGCAATTAGCATCTTTAGGTTTAATGGCGATTCAAGTAAATGTAGGCGGTACCACAGCTACTTGGAATTGCTATGAGTACAATACTGAATATTTTACAGTGACACCTTAAGCTTTATTAAAAAGCTAGCGGCCATGCCGCTAGCTTTAAGTACTTTACACTGAACAAGATACCGCAGCGGGTAAAGTGCGCGAAAGAACATGATCCAGACCACCAAACTGACGCACGAGATCTCCCAAATCACCTCTGGTTAGAGAACCAATTTCCTGGTCATTAAGAGGATCGGAAGTTTCACCACTAATAATTGCTGCAAGTTTCCCAGCGGCTTTCACCTTGAAAGCGCGACCATCGGATTCAGCAGTACCTTTTGCTATACTAGCTAAAAACCCAAGCACATGGCCCTTATACACAGGTCCCTGTTCCCTTTCATCCGCATAAGCAATTAATTCTTGACGAAGAAGGTCTAAGTCTTCGACTTTTTTAGCCTCAAGACCTAATGCTGAACTTTCATTAGGAGAGCCAACTTCCGCACTCACGTCAAGCCCGGCAACAATATCCTCAAATGGAGCTCTGTTTTCGGCATAATCGGATCCAGGAGTATCTTCGGAAAGTACTTCTTGGCTCCCGCGTTGCACCGGCGTACCAGGTTGAAAAGGAAACGTACTTTCCATCTCTTTATACGCTGCCATAAAAGGGTTAACAACCTTTTGGACGTAATGGGATTTACCTAATTGCTCTTCAGTACGGGCTCCCTTCAAGATAGCAAATACCTCTTCCATCGTCGCAAGCGGTTTGGCTTTTAATTCTGCTATATTTTTATCGATATAAGTATGTTGTTTCTTTCTGGTAAAGAATGATTCGCGTGCTGCTATTTGTGCTTTTTCATTAGTTAAATACGCAATTGCAGCTGCAGCAGGCAACCCGATTGTTCCCATAGGACCGCTGCTACTATAAGTATTATGGGGCGCATTTAATTCACCGAAATTTTTTGTGCGCAAAATAGAAACTTGTTTGTAATTTGAATCTGTTTTGCGTTGTTGTTTACCTTGCTCAATTTCAGCGGATAAACTTTCTGATAAAGCAACTTCTGCTGCAGTTAAAGAAGATTTTGCAATTAAAGCATCGCGTTGCGCTATTTTTTGAGTTAAAGCGGAATCAAATTCTTTTGAATAAGCATTCTCATAAACATATGCGTGTAAATAACCATCTGTAGTTACCTCAACATGCATACCAACATTACAATTTACCGGGGCGGACACTGCGTGTAACAATACATCATCAAACCCTAGGTGCTTTAATTCTTCCGCCATTTTTTGGGCGAGCGTTTTTTCTTCATCAGGTATTAACAGGCCTGCTTCAGGAGCAATTAAATAGAGATGTTTAAGTGCAGTTCTATTCTCTGGAATTAATTTAGCAAAATCTGCTGCCAGTTGCTTTGGGGTTTTACCACCAAGCGTGCTAGCATTCATTTCAGTTTGAGCAACTAACATCACTTGTTCAACGGGGGTATCCAGTGGTCTATCGGGATTTAATTGTATTGCAGGTTTTTTGGTAATGCTTACTAAAGTTGCAGCGGTACCGAAATCTACATCATTAACATACAAAATTTTCATATAATCATCCTTAATTGTTAAATACCATTTATCCATAAATGCTATTTCCCGGATCTAATAGAATATACCCTATTTTTTTTCAAAACAACCATTAATTTTTAAGGAAATGTTTACTATATTTTTTAATAACTTAAGCAAGGAAAAAAATGGAAAAATATATCGACAGGCAAGAAGCTGGAGAAATTTTAGCGAAAGAATTAATCGGCTATAAAAAAGTAAAAGACACTATTATCTATGCATTGCCAAGAGGCGGGGTACCCGTTGCATATCAAGTGGCAAAAAAACTTGATTTACCCTTAGACGTTTTTATTGTAAGAAAATTAGGAGTCCCCGGGCATGAAGAACTAGCATTCGGCGCGATAGCTGGTGAAAATACTGTTTTATATAACGAGCGAATTATTCGTGATTTATCTATACCTAAAGAAGTTGTAGAAAAAATAATTGCTAAGGAAAAGAAAGAATTAGAACGCCGTGAATTAAATTATAGGGGGAATATTCCTCATCCTGACATAGAAAATAAAACTATTATTCTAATTGATGATGGAATAGCAACAGGAGCCACCATACGGGTCGCTATAAAAGCCCTTAGAGAACAAAATCCACGGGAAATTATTTTAGCAGCCCCCGTAGCCTCTTTAGCAACAATCAAAGAAATGGCAGTCGAAGTCGACAAAATATATTGTCCCCTTCAGCCCGTACAATTTTTTGCAGTAGGTTTGTGGTATGAAGATTTTTCGCAAACGACAGACGAAGAGGTTCGTGAATTATTAAAATTATCAAAAAAAATGTAAGTTGGAACAGAAAAAGGCTTCTCACTATTTTTTTAATGTAGGTTGGCGCCATCAGGCCAACAAACGACCTCGCAAAGGAGTGTTGGGCCTATCGGTGCCAACCTACAATTGCGCATCTTTTTTGCTTTTTAAAAATGAGAGGATTCCTCAGGCCTTCGGCACCTACGAATTTACAATCACTCCACCATTCGGATGCAATACTTGTCCTGTCATGTATGAGGAGTCTTCGGAGGCTAAATAAACATACGCCGGCGCAATTTCTGAAGGTTGACCTGCTCTTTTCATAGGAACCTGGTTACCAAACTCTTCAACTTCTTTAGCTGAAAAAGTAGAAGGAATAAGAGGGGTCCAAATAGGTCCCGGAGCAACAGCATTTACTCTTATACCCCTGGCTATCAAATTTTGGGATAGTGAACGCGTCAAAGCAATAATCGCCCCTTTAGTTGCAGAATAATCGAGAAGATGGTCACTACCTTTATAAGCTGTTACCGAAGTAGTATTTATAATAACATCTCCCTTTTGAAAATGCGGTAATAGGACTTTTATCATATAAAAATACGAAAAAAAATTCGTTTTAAAAGTAGCCTCTAATTGTTCGCAACTGATTTCCTCAATAGAATTTTTAGGATGCTGCTCTGCAACATTGTTTACTAATATATTGATTCGCTTGGCTTCTTTTAATGCATTTGTTACTAAAGTTTCACAAGCATCATAACTTTGAAGGTTTTCCGGCATTAGCCAACAGGTTTTCCCTATTTTTTCGATAATAGATTGTGTTTTTTTTGCATCTTCATGCTCATTCAGGTAATGAACAATGACATCCGCACCCTCCATTGCAAAAGCACAAGCTACAGCCCGGCCAATACCGCTATCTCCACCAGTAACTAATGCGATTTTCCCTTCTAATTTTCCACTACCGCGGTAATGAGGCGCAATAAATTCCGGTTGAGGATGCATTTTGGACTCAATTCCTGGTTGTTTATTTTGATGTTGGGGAGGCTGTTGTGATTTATCTTTTAATTTTGTCATTTTCCACTCCTTGGTAAAGACTCTATAAATGGTTTTATACGATTCCTGCAAATAAATCCAATTGACCATTCATACTTTGGTTTTTCTTTATTAATTGTGAACAATCCAAATCAATAGAAGGAGTGGTGTTTATATTAAATCGTTTGCAAGCAAGTCTAAAGCGAGTCTCCAATAAAGAAGCAAATTGACCTTCCCCTCGCATTCGTTTTCCGAAGGCGGAATCATACTCCTTCCCGCCACGCATTTGTTTAATTAAACTCATCACATGTTCTGCCTTTTGGGGAAAATGCTGGCCTAGCCATTCCTTAAATAAATCTTTTACTTCATAGGGTAAGCGAATTAAAACATAGGCTGCGTGTTTTATTCCGGCTTCACTGATAGTGCGTAGTATTTTTTCTAACTCCATATCATTTACCATGGGTATAACAGGGGCTACCATAACATTCACCGGAATATTCTGTTCTATTAAATTTTTCGCCACCCTGACTCTTGCCATAGGGGCTGATGTCCTTGGCTCCATAATAC
Above is a window of Legionella adelaidensis DNA encoding:
- a CDS encoding phosphoribosyltransferase, which produces MEKYIDRQEAGEILAKELIGYKKVKDTIIYALPRGGVPVAYQVAKKLDLPLDVFIVRKLGVPGHEELAFGAIAGENTVLYNERIIRDLSIPKEVVEKIIAKEKKELERRELNYRGNIPHPDIENKTIILIDDGIATGATIRVAIKALREQNPREIILAAPVASLATIKEMAVEVDKIYCPLQPVQFFAVGLWYEDFSQTTDEEVRELLKLSKKM
- a CDS encoding YajQ family cyclic di-GMP-binding protein; this encodes MPSFDVVSEINEVELRHAVENANREVSTRFDFRGVEASIILEDLTVTLKSESDFQVRQLEDLFRNHCTKRGVDASGVDIEEEPIHSGKNYLLTMKFKQGIDQPVAKDIVKELKESKLKVQSSIQGDKVRVSGKNRDDLQAAIAHLKKSKIELPLQFNNFRD
- a CDS encoding SDR family oxidoreductase, translated to MTKLKDKSQQPPQHQNKQPGIESKMHPQPEFIAPHYRGSGKLEGKIALVTGGDSGIGRAVACAFAMEGADVIVHYLNEHEDAKKTQSIIEKIGKTCWLMPENLQSYDACETLVTNALKEAKRINILVNNVAEQHPKNSIEEISCEQLEATFKTNFFSYFYMIKVLLPHFQKGDVIINTTSVTAYKGSDHLLDYSATKGAIIALTRSLSQNLIARGIRVNAVAPGPIWTPLIPSTFSAKEVEEFGNQVPMKRAGQPSEIAPAYVYLASEDSSYMTGQVLHPNGGVIVNS
- the ppk1 gene encoding polyphosphate kinase 1, whose translation is MATSLDNYEFYINREFTALDFNARVLALAKDERVPLLERMRYLCICSGNLDEFFEIRVAGLKEKIAISSLKLSIDGLRAEELLSLLSKKTHTLIDELYATFNQKLLPALEEENIHFYEAEDWTEDMHLWAKHYFKNEVLPIVSPIALDLAHPMPRLFNKSLNFIISLSGKDAFDRNIDYAIIHAPRSLPRMIRVPSELCEGGGSHFVYLSSIIKTHCHRFFPGMEIMGCYAFRLTRNSDLALRDEEEEDLAAAVQRELLSRHYGHVVRLEIEKECPENITEFLLQKYQLKNEDAYYCEGPVNLQRYLGPINSINRPDLNYPPFKPQYPVELQNHNLFNILDEKDILLHHPYQTFDVLIDFVRQAAADPNVLAIKQTLYRTRFNSIMVQALVEAAQSGKEVTAVIELRARFDEESNLRLANRLHEAGVLVLYGVVGYKTHAKMTLVVRRVHGKLKRYVHLGTGNYHEDTARRYCDFGLLTSNPDICSDTQIIFQQLTGLGKTVKLKELCHSPFTLQKNLLYFIDQCINAAKKRKTACIMIKVNGLTDLTMIQALYKASQAGVKIKLIVRSVCCLLPGIKGVSDNIRVFSTLGRFLEHHRVYYFQWGKEEHLYCSSADLMERNLYNRIEVLFPILNEDCKKRIKEEIFENYFKDNSNTWEMQNDGTYKPLRDGTYSAQAHLLDLYNTIPVI
- the epmB gene encoding EF-P beta-lysylation protein EpmB; translation: MRDSNLSWQKILGDGFNSSSELLQFLNLPINNLLAVEKVFKTRVPRRFASLMEQGNPNDPLLLQVLAQEKELEKNPAYVRDPLGESSVNQVPGLLHKYKGRVLLTITNVCAVNCRYCFRRHFPYQSNNPGKNGWPSAIDYIRKDDSIEEVIFSGGDPLLASDAILAYLFEQIITIKHVKTIRFHTRIPIVLPERITSSFLQLLKKLPLKKVMVIHSNHANELDTYVEESCLALKNVGCHLLNQSVLLRGVNDSAHVLAKLSKRLFDCQVLPYYLHLLDKVDGAGHFDLPKEEAKMIYEELQTLLPGYLVPRLACEEAGKSHKTLI
- a CDS encoding transporter substrate-binding domain-containing protein, which codes for MKGFFLGFLLLISGYCYSINLTIGTAPQNPPFGDLADNQNNFFGFDIDIMMEICKRINAQCAFKPIVFNQLFPDVQDGSIDLAIGAITITPDRSENFLFSLPYMESNARFLTLATSTINLPDDIKGKIVGVRKGTPFKTLALSIYPGVTIKEYDMVSDVLEALKSKAVDVVILNDASAKYWAANNSDVYKIVGSSLPVGDGYAIMANKRQVELISQINTSILEMEADGTYLSIYSRYFGN
- a CDS encoding DUF1328 family protein, coding for MLWLAVLFLVIAILTAVFGFGGIITIAMDIIYFLFYLFIFIFIVLLIASLNSRRKPPPE
- a CDS encoding protein tyrosine phosphatase; this encodes MRLFLFSLLAFVSTAQASSIPIKLGTEVVIIKIERKGKGKNFVHLHQSETTALKAARAVVAAKGGTILTLVHKGGRNIVFHLNKQRFEFDPNRIFSDIGIKKTLSQFGAYSPAAHKEVSKLAEKIKKVLPKGKIIAVHNNNEYSLKNYLPGHDMEHEAQELNYLKNNYHRNFYLVTKENDFYRFKELAFNSVLQAKQATDDGSLSIYLANRDYVNVEAGYDQLAAQIKMLNYA
- a CDS encoding BON domain-containing protein, encoding MDKCIKLKAVALLICSGLAGSAIADNNASMNNNRTASATTQTTQRSDAAITSEVNRALTDYAGKVKVSVKGAVVYLTGQLPSDTDYDKVITAAESVQGVSDINVDQLTVKDSSQPLYDTYITAKVKGALIQNDIMGKDIPAWSISVETKDGQVFLSGKIATQQEKQNIMNVVKSVKGVTKVNDQIVIGASDNDATSNTKADEASSKTDSMSTTDNSDNTQSGNSTGY
- the efp gene encoding elongation factor P, giving the protein MAVYSTNDLKNGLKVMVDNAPCNILDCEFIKPGKGQAFTRIKIRNLLTGRVVERTFKSNDTLTSADVVDVEMQYLYNDGEQWHFMVADTFEQYAANADAVEEAKQWLKEQDICVVTLWNNEPLQVTPPNFVVLTITETDPGVRGDTSGGGGKPATLETGAVVRVPLFIQTGEAIKVDTRKGEYVSRAKE